The Pongo abelii isolate AG06213 chromosome 7, NHGRI_mPonAbe1-v2.0_pri, whole genome shotgun sequence genome contains the following window.
TAGTATACCTTCATGGAGAGGCTCCACTTATGGAAATTGGCAGTCAGAGGTTCTACTGCTAATGACAGCAACAACTCAGTAGGAAAATTCTGGAACATTCTGCTGTGCAATTGACCTGAAATAATTTAAGTacaagagaaataatttaaacacaaaaaaataaaatccactgAAGTCACTTACTGCACCCAAAGAGAAGCCATTATGAAGACATAATCAAGATGACTAAATGATAAGCAAAACACATCATTTCCATAGAAGTATTCCAATCAAGTCACAAAATGTGTTTAACATAAACTCAAATATGCTCCAGCTATAAGTaactttcttctagaattttaacATGAATAAGTAAAATTCTTCTGATATGAGTATTGGCAAGCTAAAGAACAGGCAGGGAATCTTAACTAGATTTCCACAGACTATTCTGAAAAACAGTTAAAACTTTCCATGGGTGTATGTATTTGCCCAGGAAAGGATCCAAAACTTTTAACATATTTTCAGAGGTATCTgggacaaacaaataaaaatacaaacaatgtaGAAAAGAACATGAACCAAGCCAGAAATTTTGACTCAGTAAACAGATCAAAAAGCAATATATCTTAGTGGTCAACCCTGAAGGTTCTGCACAGACTCAAACACCAACaaacagattttgaaaaaaagaaactgacgTTTTCAAGGCGATAGTGCCAGTTGTTTCAAACCAGGCCCCTTATTCTTGCTAGAGACTTCCCTGAAAACCACAGCaccttgaaacactccttttctgtATAAACCGGGTTCTGGCAACACACAACCAAAGTACTCTGACCTAATACATGTACTTCCCACCAGGTTTTTGCAATTATTAAGTGAGACAATGGAAGAAAGAGCTTTCAAAAGCATAAAGCATTCTACAAGTTTTCAGTATGACTGCTACCTTCCTTGCAAAATCCCTATGAGAACAGAAATAGCTGGTGGCTTCAATTCTAAGCATTCGGAGATCAAGTAACCTACAATAATCATTATCTACTTATACAGTGATATCATTAAGAATGTATCTGGTCTTTGTCCTGGGTTCCTGACAGGAAGcttctaaaacccttggaattccCGGAGTGATGGAAGTATTTTTGTTATGCTAATGTGGTAATTCAAGGTGGGTCCCTCAATTATTTCAGGATGAagactaatcatcagaaaaactAACTTCATGATTAGAAAGTTGAAACTTCGAGCCAGCCCAATCAATCTCCAAGCATGAaagaggggctggagattgagttcaaTCACATAGGCAAAGATTCAATCAATTATTTCATAATAACGTTCCAGTAAAAACTCTAGACACCAAAACTCACTGGAGTTCCTGGTTGCTGAGTAAATATAGCGCTTCCCGGTAgatcctctaatcccagcactttggaaggccaaggtgggtggatcacctgaggtcaggagtttgagaccagcctggccaacatggtgaaaccttgtctctactaaaaatacaaaattcagccaggtgtggtggggtgcctgtagtcccagctactcagggggctgaggcgggagaatcccttgaaccctggaggtagaggttgcagtgagccgagattgcgtcactgcactccagactgagtgacagagagagactctttcttaaaaaaaaaaaaaaaaaatcttatttaattttcacaaaaaaaaacccctaagGGTTAGACCTTTTTGCAAATGCGGACATTGAACCTCAGAGAGGTAAAATGATTCCTCAAGGTCAAAGTGAGAAAGCTAGGAGTCAAAACCAGATCCCATTTCACAGTTCTTCATCACACACAGTCCTGATATCACTAGAAGCAATGAGTTATTAAAATTCACAATTCCTTAAGTCATCCTCATAAATGAGTACAAGGATGGTCATTCACATCTTCAACCtgtgtaaataatttaaatgctAATGTTataagcattttttccttcagggaaaaggctaaaaagaaaataaaaataagcacttTTACTTTCGTATTTGCTACTTACTAATCCTGCCCAGCAAATACTTTTCAAAGGGTTGAAAAGAGTACTCTTACCTCCAGTGAAGTTCAGCGGCATTGCCACGTCAACAGTATCTGTGGCAGTTAATAAGCACTCTCCACTAATCAGTAGTGAAAGCTCTTCAAATCCAAGGCATGTGCCCCACACAGGAAAATAGTCTCCATCATCAAAACTCTTTGCAagtggaaaaagagaaaactaagtttattcaaacttttcaaaataaaaattagccatatcTTTTGTCATAACCAAATAGGCAGCTGAGTTACACATGGATTTCTGAAGAATTCTCCAGGATCCATAAGTAGGCTATCATTTAATCTCTCTTCAGACCAAGCTCCCACACAGGCCGGAAAACATGAGCTGTGGACACACTGTATATCTTGACCCAAAGACTATAAAAGCCTACAGATTACTGACCTTAGCTATTAAAAGTTTGAAACAAGTATTTCAAAGGCTAAAAACAGTTATTTAGGGAAATATTTAAGGGGGATTGGTAAGATACTAGGGCCAGcaagattaatttaaaaatcactgttaaTAGTTGAGGAGAGAAACAGTAAAGGTTTGAGCTATGGTACAAAGGCAGTCCCACTGTGAACATTACAAAGGAGTAGTCAGAGGCTCAGAAGCTCTGCTTGACATGGAGTCTATGGTAACTGTGAAGAAAGTTCAAATAGGATTGAATGAGTTGGGAAGAAGAACAGATTTCAAGAAGAGGTGAGAATTAATAACATAGAAACaatgcccattaaaaaaaaaaaacaaaaaacagaggacAGAGAAAGACATCAGAATGTCTACACTACATGAGGACATGGTTCACATCAACAAGCATCAAAAGAGGGGCGGTCAGCAGGGCTCTGAAGGGTCTCTGGAAGCCCAGGATTAGATGAAGCACATGGAAAATAGGCGGGAGCAGCCAAGAACAGGCACTTCAAAATTAAAGGTATGATGAGGCTAAGGGTAATTTTGAAGGGAGCATTACCATCTGCTTAAAAAATGAACTACTCACACAAAAACTTACAAAAACCCATCTGGAATAATAAGCAATAACTGATATTTACCTGTATGGacaagttataaaatattttggccaCTTTAGCATAATCTGAGCGTCTGAGGTCAACACTTCCTCCAGGGAAAAGGATTCTGAAACAACGTTACATAAATCAAATAGGGTGTATTTTGTCACCCCCgacccatacacacacagaaaacaatctttttattttaaaacaatttttcttatTACATATGCAATAAGATCcttgaagaaaattagaaaagtaaagaaaaaagaaaatataaaatatttacaatcccAGCCATTCAGAAACTACAGCAGTTAACAACACTTTAGTGCATATTTTCCAAAAACttcttcaaaaaatttatttaatgaaatagagTGTgggaaaattaaaagtaaataagtagGGGAGGGGCAAGAGTACACAGAGCTAGACATCAAAGACAGACAAAATTCCAGGTATAGCCAGGTTTAAATGAAGGTGATCTGTGATGCCAAATCAATTGCAGGTCCATAATTATGGGTAGGTTTTAGCTCACAAATAATTTAACTATAAAGAACAAGCTggtcataaaaatatatttaagctaGAATTAAATTTCTACAAGAATTTAATTCTTATCACCCTGAGTCTCTTCAGAAATGTGCACAGTATTAGaacatttttttcaagaaacaTAATTACGATTCTAGAAAAAGTCTAGGAAAAGAAGGCAgtcaaaaatatttgatattattttacaCACTTATAAAgatgaaatatagaaaaatattttaccatgTTTTTATATCAACTTTtgaaattaaactttaaatttaaaatttatagcaAGGTCTTGAAAGAACCAAGGATATTCAAAAGAGGTAAGAAAAATGGTATTAATcatattaaaaatttgaaaatatttaaatacgaACTTGAGATATGTGAAATATCACTTGTGAGATTGTTGTCATTCAAGAAATATATTCTGTTTCTTCCATGAGCTAGACTCAGGACTTGCCTGGAGAGACAAACGTGAGTGGCTTTTGCTGTTAGGAAGATCACAGTCTGGTAGAAAACATATAAGCATCTGTGTGGGAGAATATCTACCACAAATTCAAGCAGAAAATCCCACAATTAAAAGTGGCTTAGTGAAGGCTCATTAGCATTCTCTTTccattaactatttttttttaacttttacgtTTTGCATCCCAGGTCTCCAGGTTACAGACATTAACTTAGTATTTAAAAAGCTGCCTATGACCAAATATGGTATGTCTAACCCCACACTCCTTTCATGCAGCAAAACCTGACTGTCCCTCCTGTATGACAAACTCCTTAAAGCATGGCTCTGTCTTTTCGTCTCTGCATTCCCCTGCAAAATACTATGGCGTCCACTGCATAATAGTGACTCAATAAAGGTGCTTTTGAAGTCACATTAGAATACGGCTCATTTTCTGGTGACACTCAGAGATATAAATAAGGCCCCTAATTTAACCCACTTTGGAGTGCAGCTTTCAGTGACTACATGAGAGAGAAAAGGGGCCTACAGGAGCAACAATTAGTGGCAATGCAGAAAACAAGTGAGGAAGATAGACAATGGACTACTTTTGCTGGTTTGCATGAAGATATACTGAGCATCTGGACAGGCTAGCTCCCAAAAGTATGTATTCCTGTCTACACTGCTACTTGATTCAGATTCCTCTCCAAACAGGAATGCAATTGGGGAGAGGGTGGGAAGAAAATGAAGTGATTCGAAAGGTCTATTTTTGAAGTTCTACTATTATATTCTAGCCTAGACTTAATGATCTTTGTCCATGCCAAAGTACCTTGCACACAGCACATACTGGGCATTGTAAATGTTTTACTAAATTGAACTGATCTTatggtaaatatttactgaaccaAACTGAACTGAAGGCAAATAATTTTCTAAAcatagctttttaaaagaaacaataaattaaCATGGCTttagaagtaaaaataataaagctctttttaaaaaacattttacagtAAAATACTTCCACCCTATTCCCAATCAGAAACGACTACCATTAAAATCTGCTGTGTTGATTTGGTAGAAATATGCATATTTCTTCACCCTACCTTTAACAAAAAGCAAACGGGGTGTATGCTATATACACCATCACGTGCCTTGCCTTTTTCACATAACACTATCACATTGTTCATAGGACAATGGTGATCCAAGTCAGCATCTACAGATAGCCTCATTTTTTAATtcctgcatagtattctattaaATGTACATAGTCTGTTTTATTTAACCAATTCTCACCTGATGGACTACTGGGTGACTGTCAGACAATACTACTAATACAATGCATAGATTTGAGTCTAAGTCTTCATGCAAGGTgggaatacatttataaaataaaattcctccTCAAGTTCCCAGGTCAAAGGGTATACGTGCTTCTAATTTCAATAGGTATTGCAATATTACCCCAAAAAAGACTACCTGATTTACATTTCCTCTAATAAAGTATGAGCACACTTGTTTCCTCACAGGCCCTGTGGAGTATAAGCAAATTTTCTGATCTCTGCCAACATGGTAATTAAATGTTTTTGATTGCTGTAATTAGCCTTCTTTCCTAAAATTAAGAGtaatggtgaacatttttttcatatgattagaAGTCTTGTTCTGTGAGCTAACATATCTTTTGTGGTGAAACCAGCGGACagaacatttttttccaatttacctgaaaaaaaatcaacatcctCAGACTTTGGACTTTATGGGGTTTATAAAACCCCATATGTGAGCAGTATGCCACGCCATTCAAGGTAGCttcaaaacatttaagaaaagcattaaaagaacaaagattaagtcacacatttaaaaaaattatgtgtgtcTACTATGTAACAATTATACATTTCCTAACCTGCCTCTTCCTCTTTTGAAGGACTTTTGCATCTCCCAAGAAAATAAATCCTATAAAAGAACTCAGAACACTAATACTATACCACTCTAAGACAGTTACatagaaatatgtataatatttatatgatttCTTTTCAAAAGCAGACATATGTAGACCACTCATATACCGTATGAAACCAATGCTGCCAACTTACCCATTAATAGATTTGAAAAGTATTTCATAGTCTTTCTCTGGAAGATCCAgcctgaaaacaataaaacagttATTGTTACATTTGTGAAACTTAGAAGTAAACCTCTAAATGAAGTCTCcacattacttttaaaaagccaaataaaaactaatttttaattacCAGATAATATTACCTCTCTACTTTTCTAGAGGCATTTTTGCAAACCACTTGAAAGCCACATAATTCTATCCTTGTTTTGCTAATCAGACAACTAAATATGTTTTTCTGTGATCTAATGTAATTTAATATTGTGAAGTATGTGTTAGTATGCAAAAACAGTAAAGACTATGAGATTTGGCCACCGGTAATTTCTCTACTAACCAAGAACtacaaaaagaaatgtaagaataTTCAGTAGTTTATGTAAAGACTcctttaaataactttatttatcATGCCTATTTAACTACAGGCAGCTCTggcagattaaaaaatatataaataaatgccaAGTCTCTGCCTGATCCCACCCCAACAAACTAGTTGCAACAGTCTAGGGACTACTCTGCATTTCAAAGTCAGGACAGTTCACATCTAGTCTGAACTGAGGACTACAGAGAAATGACTGTAGAACAGCCTAACTGCCCAGGTAATTACTCTGAAAGACCCTTGATCAAACACCCCTTAAGGGCCTCCTAACAATCGCCATATTATTGGTGACTTTATTCcctttctccagaaaaaaaagatgggatTAATCTATGACATATGGCGACAACATTTACTAAGTCACAGTAAGATAGCTGCTCTCCCAAAAGTTCAATGAAATGCAACGATAAGGGAAGAGAGCACCAAGTTAGTGAAATCCTTGCAAGAACTCTCCCACATTTAGCAGCCTTCTGTttctgtgagagaataaatggtACCTGTCCTCTCAATCTGCCCTAAAAGAAGTAGACTTACGATTAGATGTCAACTAGTCCATTTCTGCCCTCAAAGAAGTTTTAGGGGGAGGTAAGGTCCCTCACACCCATTATTAACTAGACACCTGTGATATCCAGAACACAGGCTGTGTTTTGCCAGCAAACAACTCTGGGATCTACTCTAAGTCCAAACAAGCTTTGCAAGTCCAGGTCTTTCACAAGTTCATAGTAATCTCTTCCTGGCAGACAGCCACAAAGCAATGGGTGATACCAGAATGGTGCTTACCATGGTCTTAAGTGGAGAAAATACTGACAGGTAGCCCTGCCTTGGGAAGTGATAGGGAGGTGAAATATGAATCTACATGTACCCAGTATTCTGCCAGTCTAATCTCCCCAGATTGTGGCAACAAAAAGGAACCAACCAGTCAGGACCCAGAATTCTCCGCATGGATATTTAAACCTAAATGGGCAACCACCACCATCAGGGACCAAAATGGATTTAGATCACACAGCTGCACTCCAAGGATTCCTGCCAGCTAGCGGTGCAAGCTAGTTTCAGCCATTTCATTAATTCTAAATAAATGGCTCCCACACTGTCCATGACTATAGTTTTGGTCCTCATTTATCACTATTAAGAGACCTAATTGTCACAGGGGAAGGAGTGTGCCATGTCACAACTCTGGTGCCTAGGGGCGCTGGCAGAGAATACAGCTGTTAGTTGCATGTTGTCAgacattttttgaaacaaaagtcCCTTTCAACAAGGTATGAGAAACAGTTTACTCTCTCCTTAACTGTAAGGAAATGGCTTAAGCCTGGTGATGATGGCAAACGACACACAGCTTTAGCAGCACGAAAACGATGGTAAGGCATTGTTGCCAATGGGGAGCATTTGCCCCATTTAAAACCCAATCTAGATAACTGTCTTCAAAAGAACCAAAAATTCAGACTCTTACAAAGTCTGATTTGTGGTCTTTGgagtttttttgagaaaggtctggctctgtcacccaggctggcgtgcagtagcgccatctcagctcactgcaacctccacctcctgggttcaagtgatcctcccacctcagcctcctgagtagctgggcccataggtgcacgccaccactcccggctgacttttttaaaaattttttatagataggggtttttccatgttgcccaagctggtctcaaactcatgagcttaagcgatcttcccacctcggcctcccaaagtactgggataacagacatgagccaccgcgcccagcctgattcgTGTTTTAAAACGCTGTGtgaataaaacatgtttttaaaccaAAAGCAGCAGTCCATGGGCTCCTGTATGCTACCTCTGAGGAAGCAGGACATTCTGTTTTCCACTAGTCCCACACTGGGCATTTATGACAACCTGAGAGCACCAAGCACCTGAGACAGAAGGGGGcagaaagaaggcagaaagaaaccAAAGACATTTCTTGATCTATTTCAGAATGCTTCCCAGGTCTCCCATCTCTTCCTTTTCACTTCTAAACCACAGAAGTTGACTCCCAGCATCCAAAATTCAGAAATGAACATAACATCATCATGATCCAGTCTTACTTTGCATCAGGTAATCCTTCGCAGGCTAGTCTGTGAACTTAGCCCCTATGTATTAGATTGTTTCTACAGGATCGCATGATTCCAATATATCTTAAATGAACTCTGATAATCCAATTTGGAAATTAACCTATATGCTGACAGTCATGTTCTCAGCATCTCTCATAAATACCAATATTCTGCAAAGTCATCCAGTTTCAAAACTCCCATGATTTCAAAACTTCCATCATCCTTATATATTTCTTCCTCCCTGTGCCCTTTTATTAGTCATCATGTACTGGTGATTTTTTCAAACACCTACCTATCATTCCCATACCACCAGTGTAAGCCAAGCCCTCAACACTTCACACCTAGCCTACTGCAACTATCTCTAAACTGGTCTACCTGCctttaggcattttatttttttaaagactttattttttagagtaatttcaggttcacagcaaaattaagggAAGGTTAAGTATTGCCTATATAACCCCTGCCCCAAAACATGTATAGCTTCCTCCATTAACATCTTGGGTGGTACATTGTAACACTTGATAAAAATACACTGACACATCATAATTGCCCAAGACCTAGTTTACATTGGGGTTCATTCTTGGAATTGTActgtcttcaattttttggatgaGTTTGAGAAGGACTGGTATCAATTCTGCTTtagatgtttggtagaattcaccagtgaagccagctggtcttgggcttttctgtGTTGAGAGGCTATTGATTACCACTTCAATCTCTTCACCAGTGACAGGTTTGTTAcctatttctttatgattcagtcttggtagacTGTGTGTTTCTaacaatttattcatttcttctaggttacacatgttgttggcatatagtttcTTGTAAGTAGTCTTTTATgaacctttttatttctgtagcatTACAactaatgtctcctctttcaattacgattttactttatttattttgtataattttaacttttattttagattcagagggtacatgtgcagatttgttacatgggtatattgtgtgatgctgaggtttggggtacaaatgatcctgtcacccaggtagtgagcacagtatccaataggtagtttttcagcccttatCACCCTCCTCCTCTAGTAGCCCCCAGCATCTATTGCTGCCATCTTTgggtccatgtgtactcaatgtttagctctcacttataagtgagaatatgtggtatttggttttctgtttctgcattaattcacttaggcctccagctgcatccacattgcagcaaaggatatgatttcattcttttttatggctgctctGCCTTTTGTCTCTCCTGTCTCCCAGCCACACGGTCAGCACTAACATCCCAGAAAAACAGCTTGCATTAAAAAGCGTCCCTGATGAAAACTTTGAAACACTGTTCTGAAGACTCTCTGGAGCCTCTTCCTCAGCTCTAAACCTCTGGTGTTATATGGGcttcaaataaaattttgtttcaaaattagACATGCTACTAAAATATTAAAGACTAATATCAAAAGCAAATGGTAATTTTGGTGCAGGAAcagttaatttaaatgtaaaagatcaTACAAGAAGACAATTCTTATAAATCTAAACCTAAAGCCATTTGGTGGTACAATTCTCTAAAttgtaatatttgcattttattagtAGTATTATATTTGAACAGtacttttgttataatttttgatGAGGAATTGTTTGCAAAAACAGGCTGTACAGAATAAATAGTGTTTTGTGTGTGAAATCACTCAAAATGGATTAGATGAGGTGCTCAAAGATtctaaaatacattaattttagCTGACaagatattataaatacatataaaattgtataaGACTCTGGTTGTTAGCTCCTTCCAAATGAAAAATATGGGAAGAATTCAGTTCTAAATGAAAATATGAGATGAATCATTTTATTCTTATAGGAACATTTTATCACAAAAATAATGTAGTGCCTTTAAAATTGCAATACCTATAATCCACACTGAAGCAACCCTAATGCATTGGTAATTTACAAAGTTTTAAAACAGAGTGTGAAGgtattttaaaagtcatcttCTAAAAACCTCCTTCATTCCCTAAGTGTTCTCTTATCCTAATATTATAGAATAAAGCTGGTTAAATTgtagattcattaatttttttttttatttcaatagcctTTGGGGTAAAAACggtttttggttacatgcatGAACTGTACAGTGATGAAGTCTGAGATGTCAATGCATCAGTCACCCGAGCAATGTACACTGTACTCAATACGTaattttttatccctcaccccaccccctcaACCACTTTATTTTACTCCATTACCTTCATAGTGTCTGTGAGGACCACCTTTTCTGGGGTAAAGGAAACTATCATTTCATTCTTGATGTTAGTGCATATGACATACAGTACCTCTAATGACGTTACAGGTATAAGAGACTCTAAGCAACATGTTTGTGTCAAAAATCAGGTGCAATGTTACTGCATTTAAACAATGTAATCATAAAAGAGAAAGCACGAATTTTAGAGATATTAGgcagtaattatttttttttttgagacggagtctcgatctgttaCCCAAActgcagtgcagtagtgcaatctcaactcactgcaacctccacctccctagttcaagcgattctcctgcctcagcctccccagtagctgggattacaggagtgcactactgcacccagctaatttttgtatttttagtagaaacagggtttcaccaggttggcctggctggtctcgaactcctgacctcagtagtccactgccttggcctcccaaagtgctgggattacagccatgaggcACCGCACCCGTACACAGCAATTTTTTatacagagtaaaaaaaaaaaaacaacactgaatCATACCTTACTGGTACAACTCTTGCACCTGCAGACTCCAAATACTTTACATAGGATGCAGCAATATAGTATCTTCCATAGTTTTTCATGACTTTATTACGgcatttttgcattaatattcctaataacaaaaaaaaggttAGTTTCaagcaaatttcttttcttcttgctcaGAAACTGAAATATATTACAgcaaaaatatcatattttattatttcaatccaCAGAATTAAATAGGACGTCTCTCCTCCAAGTCCACCCATAGCCTGTGGGAAAAAAGCAGGGGAGGCTGATCTTAGTTTCAAGTAGATCTATCTCTCACCACATCAGGGAGGCGAAATAAGTCCCCAAAGAAGGCTTAAAATAGCACTTGCAGCCTTCACACAACTGTAGACCTAGAATCCATCTAAAGAATATAGATCCTTAAATTTACAAGGCTGTCACTCTTTTCCCACACATACTCACAGACACACTGATTCCCTGACAACGAAGCAAAGGAGTGAAAACATCTTCCATCCACACCTCTCCAACATTACCTGAGCCCAAGCTATCAAtatctcccctctccccaccacacTATTATAATAGACTCTTAGAAGGTCTTGTTATATCTTTTCTTAAGAAACCCCCAAGCTCCAAGCAGCTCC
Protein-coding sequences here:
- the GGH gene encoding gamma-glutamyl hydrolase isoform X1, with the translated sequence MASPGRLLCVLGLLLCGAASLELSRPQGDTAKKPIIGILMQKCRNKVMKNYGRYYIAASYVKYLESAGARVVPVRLDLPEKDYEILFKSINGILFPGGSVDLRRSDYAKVAKIFYNLSIQSFDDGDYFPVWGTCLGFEELSLLISGECLLTATDTVDVAMPLNFTGGQLHSRMFQNFPTELLLSLAVEPLTANFHKWSLSMKNFTMNEKLKKFFNVLTTNTDGEIEFISTMEGYKYPIYGVQWHPEKAPYEWKNLDGISHAPNAVKTAFYLAEFFVNEARKNNHHFKSESEEEKALIYQFSPIYTGNISSFQQCYIFD
- the GGH gene encoding gamma-glutamyl hydrolase isoform X2, translated to MASPGRLLCVLGLLLCGAASLELSRPQGDTAKKPIIGILMQKCRNKVMKNYGRYYIAASYVKYLESAGARVVPVRLDLPEKDYEILFKSINGILFPGGSVDLRRSDYAKVAKIFYNLSIQSFDDGDYFPVWGTCLGFEELSLLISGECLLTATDTVDVAMPLNFTGGQLHSRMFQNFPTELLLSLAVEPLTANFHKWSLSMKNFTMNEKLKKFFNVLTTNTDGEIEFISTMEVNCSFPGYFPEWSGEEEK